In Anopheles bellator chromosome 2, idAnoBellAS_SP24_06.2, whole genome shotgun sequence, the genomic stretch ATGTGTAAAATGAAGTCGAGAAATTACAAAtgtaaaccataaaattgttgATGCAAGAGCAGTGAAaccaaatttatgaaaatctGATTTCGAATCTCGTTCCATTTCGAAAATACGCGATGTTTCTAATGCGATGAATTTCCGGCGTTCCAGTCGTCAAACATGTAAACAAAGCATCCTTCAAAATTGTCCGCGATCCCTAAAATTTGTACGTGCTGGCCGTGATTTCGCGCAAATCCACCAAAAACCATGCAACGCAACCTGACTCAATCGAAAGAGGCGCTTTTGAAGTCGTACAACTCACGGCTCAAAGAGGACATCCGCAGCATGCGGGAAAACTTTGAAGGTGAGACTTTTCCAAACACCCTATCCCACCGAATGATCAAATTGTTTGTTCCAGAAATCATCCGCTTGGCGAAGGGAGAGAATGATACGCAGCTATCGAAGATCACGCAATGCGAACAGGATACGTACGAAACGCAGGTCCGCGCCGCCAACATTGTACGTGCGGGCGAGTCTCTGATGAAGTTGGTGTCGGACATCAAGCAGTACCTCATCCTGAACGACTTCCACTCGGTTAACGAAGCTATTAGCAGTAACTCGACGCTATACCGCAACACCCAAAAAGACCGTGATAACAAATTGATGCACGTGCGTGATGATATGGCGGCTGATCTGTACGATCTGGAGGAGGAGTACTACACGAGCATCTACAAGTGATCACTTTCTTTAGTAGATATTgtattatttaacattttattccATCAAATCAATATAAACGATCTCCATCAGCAATCGGTTcagtgtttgccttttttcttcttcgtttgaAAGCGGTCCAGCACGGTTTTTGTTGCGAGCGGTATAAAGTCTGAACTCTCCTCCTCGGCCaagattttctgtttctgctcCAAAACTTCCTTCGCCGCCTCGCGGAACCGTGCGTCTTTCACGTTTTGCTTGATTTTAACTAGCTTTGCCTTAGAGACACCTTTCCGCTTGCGTGGCTCAAAGTTGATCTTCGGCGGTTTCAACGTCAGCTGCTTCACTTTCTCGTCCAAGCGTGCCTTCACAGAAGGCACATCTACTTCCGTGATCTGGTTGGGATTGAGCGAAATGAATTCAGCCGGAATCTTCTCCAGCAGATTGTGAACCTCCTCTTCCACGCGCTGCGATCGCGACTGGTACGGATTCGCCTCGAACGTGTCAAAGTTGGGTTCTCCTGAACCGGGTACAATCAACGAGCTGAAGCCCTTGTCGGTACCGACGCCGAGAATGTCTTCAAACGGGCAGAATCGTAGGCCGGAGACCGCTCCGCTCATGCGCTGGCGAATGTACGGTTTGAGTTCCGCTTCATCAGCGCCATGATTTCGGCGATACACTTCACACACGTTGCCCATCGACAATGCCAATAGACCTCGCTGTGAAagatcg encodes the following:
- the LOC131211268 gene encoding mediator of RNA polymerase II transcription subunit 22, encoding MQRNLTQSKEALLKSYNSRLKEDIRSMRENFEEIIRLAKGENDTQLSKITQCEQDTYETQVRAANIVRAGESLMKLVSDIKQYLILNDFHSVNEAISSNSTLYRNTQKDRDNKLMHVRDDMAADLYDLEEEYYTSIYK